The Maridesulfovibrio salexigens DSM 2638 region CCGCTGAGCGCATGTCCATGAGATCTTTCGTTCAAAAATTTGACCCGTCCGCACAGCGTCTCGGTCAGATTCTTCCTGCCATCGAGGATGGTCAGCGCAAGGAAATTGAAAAGCTTCTCTCCAAGATTGATGAGCTCGAACAGAAGTGCGGTGTTCAGGCTACCAAGAATCATCAGCTGGCCCAGGCCCTGCTTGAGCAATCTTCTTCCATGCTGGATTTCCTGCACAGGGAAATTACTCCCAAGGAAAAGAATGTTTA contains the following coding sequences:
- the flgN gene encoding flagellar export chaperone FlgN; this encodes MIKLIQANLDRQSKAVLLLSMLLQEEFSLLMNKDPHGVTGVELVIQELMRQISAERMSMRSFVQKFDPSAQRLGQILPAIEDGQRKEIEKLLSKIDELEQKCGVQATKNHQLAQALLEQSSSMLDFLHREITPKEKNVYSARGRYANPKPQASLINGRL